A window from Saccharomyces cerevisiae S288C chromosome XIII, complete sequence encodes these proteins:
- a CDS encoding uncharacterized protein (hypothetical protein; conserved among S. cerevisiae strains; YMR320W is not an essential gene) — MRRFGKPCIVSHEISARPHILQPCNYKMVLSCKVKKPIELLHLQELILYTFMKICLHVNLIQQNINKLSYISRKYPRAPAFISCDNRATEPTKKGFLVCRM; from the coding sequence ATGCGTAGATTTGGAAAGCCATGTATTGTTTCACATGAAATTTCGGCCAGGCCTCACATATTACAGCCTTGTAATTATAAGATGGTGCTGAGTTGTAAGGTAAAAAAACCCATTGAGTTATTGCACCTTCAAGAGTTAATACTTTACACTTTTATGAAAATTTGCCTTCACGTAAACTTGATCCAgcaaaacatcaataagTTGTCATATATTTCTCGAAAATATCCAAGGGCACCTGCTTTTATCAGCTGCGACAATAGAGCCACGGAgccaacaaaaaaaggcTTTTTAGTTTGCCGCATGTAA
- a CDS encoding uncharacterized protein (hypothetical protein; proposed to be a palmitoylated membrane protein; YMR321C has a paralog, SAM4, that arose from a single-locus duplication): protein MMDLGDKINPNLSFLGINCVSFNQSPDILESLHQALPNMALLAYPNSGEVYDTEKKIWLPNSDKLNSWDTVVKQYISSGARIIGGCCRTSPKDIQEISAAVKKYT from the coding sequence ATGATGGACTTGGGCGACAAAATAAATCCTAACCTCTCGTTCTTAGGAATCAACTGCGTCAGCTTCAACCAATCACCCGACATTCTTGAGTCTCTACATCAAGCACTGCCAAATATGGCCTTGCTTGCTTATCCAAACAGTGGTGAAGTTTATGATactgaaaagaagatatgGTTGCCAAATAGCGATAAGCTGAACAGTTGGGATACGGTTGTTAAACAGTACATTAGCAGCGGTGCCCGTATCATTGGTGGTTGTTGCAGAACAAGTCCAAAAGACATCCAAGAGATTTCTGCAGCCGTCAAGAAATACACGTAA